In Crassostrea angulata isolate pt1a10 chromosome 4, ASM2561291v2, whole genome shotgun sequence, one genomic interval encodes:
- the LOC128181361 gene encoding uncharacterized protein LOC128181361 isoform X1, protein MVGGRFHPTEQYYEHFVRSFTKSHTFPRLFHGAVSARRENKSRKKMVHGTGSFGSGGGGFSGGGGFSTTIMAHNYSHSYRRHGHGDDCDCSWICVCFCCRGQSFQVRILTLWTWLIAVVLTTSLVTLLHVNKEQKVDATVTDMRKVPKTASESFCSGVTITSHDSSFTAFLIDGEPVVSGNDVQNVTFRKKTNIAYNNYEYWGFYLLKNSIIEISSCPDSILDFMIVRGEESFNRFKNDECMYSCSVFHKMSSCTFDRPDRFHYKIPGDDEYYLIYANRYILLFPTNLAVNFTLEKRIYDLQNSVAKCSNSQSSQSCTLQFPSLHSHPSIVLNVTSSSDLEGDAVIKVACISKDWVYVMLFFILPLVVGALGTLLIVKKYRKKPDINRAMTSTQSSEPFSPLPPVLEQSQSVESGRHESGYGTIMAPPKYEETTGKPPTYEEATKK, encoded by the exons ATGGTTGGAGGAAGATTTCACCCGACAGAACAATACTATGAGCATTTCGTCCGTTCATTCACGAAATCGCATACATTCCCACGATTATTTCACGGTGCAGTTTCAGCTAGGAGAGAGAATAAATCACGG aaaaaaatggtTCATGGAACCGGAAGTTTTGGTAGTGGCGGGGGCGGATTTAGCGGGGGCGGCGGATTCTCCACAACAATCATGGCACACAACTACTCCCACTCTTACCGACGTCACGGCCATGGCGACGATTGCGACTGTTCGTGGATTTGTGTTTGCTTCTGTTGTCGCGGACAATCGTTTCAAGTTCGAATACTAACGTTGTGGACTTGGCTAATAGCTGTAGTATTAACTACCTCCTTAGTTACTCTGCTTCACGTAAACAAAGAACAGAAAGTCGACGCAACCGTAACAGATATGCGAAAAGTTCCGAAAACAGCATCGGAAAGTTTTTGCTCAGGGGTGACCATTACGTCACATGATTCATCATTTACTGCTTTTTTGATTGATGGCGAACCGGTCGTCAGCGGAAATGACGTTCAAAATGTCACGTTTCGGAAGAAGACAAATATAGCCTACAACAATTATGAGTACTGGGGATTTTACCTTTTGAAGAACTCCATTATTGAAATATCCTCATGTCCAGATTCTATTCTTGATTTTATGATTGTTCGAGGCGAAGAGAGTTTCAACAGATTTAAAAATGACGAGTGTATGTACAGCTGCAGTGTTTTCCATAAAATGTCAAGCTGCACCTTTGATAGACCAGATAGATTTCACTATAAAATTCCGGGAGATGATGAATATTACTTGATTTATGCTAATCGCTATATCCTACTATTTCCAACTAATCTTGCAGTCAATTTTACTTTGGAAAAGCGGATCTATGATCTCCAAAACAGCGTCGCTAAATGTTCTAATTCTCAGAGTTCTCAATCTTGTACGCTTCAGTTCCCCTCTCTACATTCGCACCCATCCATCGTGCTCAATGTTACCTCGAGCTCAGATCTAGAGGGCGACGCTGTTATTAAAGTAGCCTGCATTTCGAAAGACTGGGTTTACGTTATGTTATTCTTCATCCTCCCTCTTGTTGTTGGGGCCCTCGGGACGCTTTTAATTGTCAAAAAATATAGAAAGAAACCTGACATTAACCGTGCGATGACATCAACTCAGTCCTCGGAACCCTTCTCACCCCTGCCCCCGGTATTGGAACAGTCCCAGTCTGTCGAGTCAGGTCGACACGAGTCGGGGTATGGAACCATCATGGCGCCTCCTAAATATGAAGAAACAACCGGAAAACCCCCAACTTATGAGGAAGCCACAAAAAAGTGA
- the LOC128181361 gene encoding uncharacterized protein LOC128181361 isoform X2, producing MVHGTGSFGSGGGGFSGGGGFSTTIMAHNYSHSYRRHGHGDDCDCSWICVCFCCRGQSFQVRILTLWTWLIAVVLTTSLVTLLHVNKEQKVDATVTDMRKVPKTASESFCSGVTITSHDSSFTAFLIDGEPVVSGNDVQNVTFRKKTNIAYNNYEYWGFYLLKNSIIEISSCPDSILDFMIVRGEESFNRFKNDECMYSCSVFHKMSSCTFDRPDRFHYKIPGDDEYYLIYANRYILLFPTNLAVNFTLEKRIYDLQNSVAKCSNSQSSQSCTLQFPSLHSHPSIVLNVTSSSDLEGDAVIKVACISKDWVYVMLFFILPLVVGALGTLLIVKKYRKKPDINRAMTSTQSSEPFSPLPPVLEQSQSVESGRHESGYGTIMAPPKYEETTGKPPTYEEATKK from the coding sequence atggtTCATGGAACCGGAAGTTTTGGTAGTGGCGGGGGCGGATTTAGCGGGGGCGGCGGATTCTCCACAACAATCATGGCACACAACTACTCCCACTCTTACCGACGTCACGGCCATGGCGACGATTGCGACTGTTCGTGGATTTGTGTTTGCTTCTGTTGTCGCGGACAATCGTTTCAAGTTCGAATACTAACGTTGTGGACTTGGCTAATAGCTGTAGTATTAACTACCTCCTTAGTTACTCTGCTTCACGTAAACAAAGAACAGAAAGTCGACGCAACCGTAACAGATATGCGAAAAGTTCCGAAAACAGCATCGGAAAGTTTTTGCTCAGGGGTGACCATTACGTCACATGATTCATCATTTACTGCTTTTTTGATTGATGGCGAACCGGTCGTCAGCGGAAATGACGTTCAAAATGTCACGTTTCGGAAGAAGACAAATATAGCCTACAACAATTATGAGTACTGGGGATTTTACCTTTTGAAGAACTCCATTATTGAAATATCCTCATGTCCAGATTCTATTCTTGATTTTATGATTGTTCGAGGCGAAGAGAGTTTCAACAGATTTAAAAATGACGAGTGTATGTACAGCTGCAGTGTTTTCCATAAAATGTCAAGCTGCACCTTTGATAGACCAGATAGATTTCACTATAAAATTCCGGGAGATGATGAATATTACTTGATTTATGCTAATCGCTATATCCTACTATTTCCAACTAATCTTGCAGTCAATTTTACTTTGGAAAAGCGGATCTATGATCTCCAAAACAGCGTCGCTAAATGTTCTAATTCTCAGAGTTCTCAATCTTGTACGCTTCAGTTCCCCTCTCTACATTCGCACCCATCCATCGTGCTCAATGTTACCTCGAGCTCAGATCTAGAGGGCGACGCTGTTATTAAAGTAGCCTGCATTTCGAAAGACTGGGTTTACGTTATGTTATTCTTCATCCTCCCTCTTGTTGTTGGGGCCCTCGGGACGCTTTTAATTGTCAAAAAATATAGAAAGAAACCTGACATTAACCGTGCGATGACATCAACTCAGTCCTCGGAACCCTTCTCACCCCTGCCCCCGGTATTGGAACAGTCCCAGTCTGTCGAGTCAGGTCGACACGAGTCGGGGTATGGAACCATCATGGCGCCTCCTAAATATGAAGAAACAACCGGAAAACCCCCAACTTATGAGGAAGCCACAAAAAAGTGA